From the genome of Thermoflexus hugenholtzii, one region includes:
- a CDS encoding glycosyltransferase family 39 protein produces the protein MAGAGLSRSDALKAERRREQGLLLLFALCVLTFIASIPLPRADGHLIGSDGAFYYAHLPSLLLDGDLDFRNQYERSLPPDHPARSRVSPTGMVPNPYPMGPALLWSPFFLIAHGLTQALRAGGTSLPADGYGPLYEGVTLLGSMLYGFMALWMLYRLAARWFAPSAAWAAVVLLWFAGNAVYYMVAEPSMAHMTAMFAAALFFRCWLIARARDRGGDWLGLGAAGGLMLLVRPADAVFLIGPFVDRLLGRPLREALRGLPARALAFAGAAILVFLPQALAWEWMYGDLRRSSYLYGATGPLFRWTAPRMLEVLFSSWHGLFTWHPIYAFAVLGLAWAARRDRPLALALAAGFLAQVYLIGAWRDWAQGDAFGGRMFLSAMPAFVFGLSALLEALRDRGWLRPALAVGLLLVLWNGLFMVQYRLGFIPMSAPLTFRQLVIEKFLLPLELLRRMR, from the coding sequence ATGGCTGGCGCTGGCCTCTCCCGAAGCGATGCCCTGAAAGCGGAGCGCCGGCGGGAGCAGGGCCTCCTGCTCCTCTTCGCCCTGTGCGTGCTGACCTTCATCGCCTCCATCCCGCTGCCCCGGGCCGACGGCCATCTCATCGGCTCCGATGGGGCTTTCTATTACGCTCACCTCCCCTCGCTCCTTCTGGATGGCGATCTGGACTTCCGGAACCAGTATGAGCGGTCGCTGCCCCCCGATCACCCAGCCCGCTCCCGGGTCAGCCCCACCGGGATGGTCCCCAACCCGTATCCGATGGGCCCTGCCCTCCTCTGGAGCCCCTTCTTTCTCATCGCCCACGGCCTGACGCAGGCGCTGCGCGCCGGAGGGACGTCGCTGCCCGCGGATGGCTACGGCCCGCTCTATGAGGGGGTGACGTTGCTCGGCAGCATGCTGTATGGCTTTATGGCCCTCTGGATGCTGTATCGCCTCGCCGCCCGCTGGTTCGCTCCCTCCGCGGCATGGGCTGCAGTGGTTCTCCTGTGGTTTGCCGGCAACGCGGTCTACTACATGGTCGCCGAGCCGTCCATGGCGCACATGACGGCCATGTTCGCCGCCGCGCTCTTTTTCCGCTGCTGGCTGATCGCCCGGGCGCGGGATCGAGGGGGAGACTGGCTCGGGCTGGGGGCGGCGGGAGGGCTGATGCTCCTGGTGCGCCCGGCGGACGCGGTCTTCCTGATCGGCCCTTTCGTGGACCGGCTCCTCGGGCGGCCGCTCCGGGAGGCGCTGCGCGGGCTCCCGGCGCGCGCCCTCGCCTTCGCCGGGGCCGCCATCCTGGTCTTCCTTCCCCAGGCCCTGGCCTGGGAGTGGATGTATGGAGATCTGCGGCGGAGCAGCTATCTTTACGGGGCGACGGGGCCGCTGTTCCGCTGGACCGCGCCGCGCATGCTGGAGGTCTTGTTCTCCAGCTGGCACGGCCTCTTCACCTGGCATCCCATCTACGCCTTCGCCGTGCTGGGGCTGGCGTGGGCCGCACGGCGGGATCGCCCCCTGGCCCTCGCGCTGGCCGCCGGCTTCCTCGCTCAGGTCTACCTGATCGGGGCCTGGCGCGACTGGGCCCAGGGGGACGCCTTCGGGGGGCGGATGTTCCTGAGCGCGATGCCCGCCTTCGTGTTCGGGCTCTCGGCCTTGCTCGAGGCCCTGCGAGACCGAGGCTGGCTTCGCCCGGCGCTGGCGGTCGGGCTGCTCCTCGTCCTCTGGAACGGATTGTTCATGGTGCAGTATCGCCTCGGCTTCATCCCGATGTCCGCCCCTCTGACCTTCCGCCAGCTGGTGATCGAGAAGTTCCTCCTCCCCCTGGAGCTCCTGCGGCGCATGCGCTGA